The following are from one region of the Actinoplanes sp. L3-i22 genome:
- a CDS encoding M20/M25/M40 family metallo-hydrolase, which yields MNTAATDEVVGLCQDLLRIDTTNTGDPRTTVGERLAAEYVAEKLADAGIESRILESAPKRTNLVARIPGADRSRGALLVHGHLDVVPADKREWSVDPFSGEIKDGYLWGRGAVDMKDFDAMVLAVVRDWQRTGYTPPRDIVLAYTADEEAGMEYGSQWLVNNHADLFEGATEAIGEVGGYSYTVNDNLRLYLVQTAEKGLDWLRLHASGRPGHGSFIHDDNAVTALAEAVSAVGRHRFPVVVTPTVRAFLEQISEALRIDLNPDDPELAIAKLGPIANLIGATIRNTANPTRLEAGYKDNVIPGRASATIDCRTLPGQAESFLAELRDIIGPDVEIEHVHQQPAVETEFGGPLVEAMGAALRAEDPGARTVPYLMSGGTDAKAFSTLGIRCFGFAPLQLPPDLNFAALFHGIDERVPVEGLKFGVRVLDRLLRNS from the coding sequence ATGAACACCGCCGCCACGGACGAGGTCGTCGGCCTCTGCCAGGACCTGTTGCGCATCGACACGACCAACACCGGAGACCCGCGGACCACCGTGGGGGAGCGGCTCGCCGCCGAGTACGTCGCCGAGAAGCTCGCCGACGCCGGCATCGAGTCCCGCATCCTGGAGTCGGCCCCCAAGCGCACCAACCTGGTCGCCCGGATCCCCGGCGCGGACCGCTCGCGCGGCGCCCTGCTGGTGCACGGCCACCTGGACGTGGTGCCGGCCGACAAGCGCGAGTGGTCGGTCGACCCGTTCTCCGGCGAGATCAAGGACGGGTACCTGTGGGGCCGCGGCGCGGTCGACATGAAGGATTTCGACGCGATGGTGCTCGCGGTCGTCCGCGACTGGCAGCGCACCGGCTACACCCCGCCCCGGGACATCGTGCTGGCGTACACCGCCGACGAGGAGGCCGGGATGGAGTACGGCTCGCAGTGGCTGGTGAACAACCACGCGGACCTGTTCGAGGGCGCCACCGAGGCGATCGGCGAGGTCGGCGGGTACTCGTACACGGTCAACGACAACCTGCGGCTCTACCTGGTGCAGACCGCCGAGAAGGGCCTCGACTGGCTGCGCCTGCACGCCTCCGGCCGGCCCGGGCACGGCTCGTTCATCCACGACGACAACGCGGTCACCGCGCTCGCCGAGGCGGTCTCGGCGGTCGGCCGGCACCGGTTCCCGGTCGTCGTCACGCCGACCGTGCGGGCCTTCCTGGAGCAGATCAGCGAGGCCCTCCGGATCGACCTGAACCCGGACGACCCGGAGCTGGCGATCGCCAAGCTCGGCCCGATCGCCAACCTGATCGGCGCGACCATCCGCAACACCGCCAACCCGACCCGCCTCGAGGCCGGGTACAAGGACAACGTGATCCCCGGCCGGGCGTCCGCGACCATCGACTGCCGGACCTTGCCCGGGCAGGCCGAGTCGTTCCTCGCCGAGCTGCGTGACATCATCGGACCGGACGTGGAGATCGAGCACGTGCACCAGCAGCCGGCCGTGGAGACCGAGTTCGGCGGGCCGCTGGTGGAGGCGATGGGCGCGGCGCTGCGAGCCGAGGACCCCGGGGCGCGTACCGTGCCGTACCTGATGTCCGGGGGAACCGACGCGAAGGCGTTCAGCACTCTCGGCATCCGATGCTTCGGGTTCGCCCCGTTGCAACTTCCCCCCGACCTGAACTTCGCCGCCCTGTTCCACGGCATCGACGAGCGAGTGCCCGTCGAGGGTCTAAAGTTCGGCGTGCGTGTTCTCGACCGATTGCTTCGGAACAGTTAG
- a CDS encoding hemerythrin domain-containing protein: MSDKQYSVLIATLSRHLSAEEQYLYPAVRTAVPDGDRIADRELAEDRELLKLMQDRSRVEELTTAVRRHVEADSGELFPLLNQMVPIEDMIRLGNRVETAQEAAPTRPHLSTPVTPPWNKVVDPLVGMVDKVRDLATARTTYAKDL; the protein is encoded by the coding sequence ATGTCGGATAAACAGTACTCAGTCCTTATTGCCACTTTGTCCCGTCATCTGTCGGCCGAGGAGCAGTACCTCTACCCGGCCGTCCGCACCGCCGTCCCGGACGGGGACCGGATCGCCGACCGGGAGCTGGCCGAGGACCGTGAGCTGCTCAAACTCATGCAGGACCGGTCCCGCGTGGAGGAGTTGACCACGGCCGTCCGCCGGCACGTCGAGGCCGACTCCGGCGAGCTGTTCCCGCTGCTCAACCAGATGGTGCCGATCGAGGACATGATCCGGCTGGGCAACCGCGTGGAGACCGCGCAGGAGGCCGCGCCGACCCGTCCGCACCTGTCCACGCCGGTCACGCCGCCGTGGAACAAGGTGGTGGATCCGCTCGTCGGGATGGTGGACAAGGTCCGTGATCTGGCGACGGCACGTACGACGTACGCGAAAGATCTGTGA
- a CDS encoding LysR family transcriptional regulator, whose translation MNLELRHLKVVCAIAETGSVTKAASQLGLAQPALTAQLQRIERTLGGPLFDRDRRGARPTALGELVLSRARVLLPAMKGLQDEAARLAAGGSSTMSRYRMGAIGGPVFAHLLHRLSATQPESAISTYASYSVDELAGMALNGKLDYVQVGVCGDALPSADFGLFWDTIAVDAVCVLMPEDHPQAKGAEVDLAELATEQWAAAPGDGCFETCFAAACARAGFAPRRVLETDARACIDMVELGVAIGLCQPTFRPPAGLTTRPLKGAPLRWRLILGWHPESAAARSAPKLLELAREAYVDVIARNEDYVAWTKEYPTLGGQTLAAA comes from the coding sequence ATGAACCTGGAGCTGCGGCATCTGAAGGTGGTCTGCGCCATCGCGGAGACCGGCAGCGTCACCAAGGCCGCGTCACAACTCGGCCTGGCCCAACCCGCGCTCACCGCCCAACTGCAGCGGATCGAGCGCACGCTCGGCGGCCCCCTGTTCGACCGGGACCGGCGCGGCGCCCGTCCCACGGCGCTCGGCGAGCTGGTGCTGTCCCGGGCCCGGGTGCTGCTGCCGGCGATGAAAGGCTTGCAGGACGAGGCGGCCCGGCTGGCGGCGGGCGGTTCCTCCACGATGAGCCGGTACCGGATGGGGGCGATCGGCGGGCCGGTCTTCGCCCACCTCCTGCACCGGCTCTCCGCCACCCAGCCGGAGTCGGCGATCTCCACCTACGCGTCCTACTCCGTCGACGAGCTGGCCGGCATGGCGCTCAACGGCAAGCTGGACTACGTCCAGGTCGGGGTCTGCGGCGACGCCCTGCCCTCGGCCGACTTCGGCCTGTTCTGGGACACCATCGCGGTCGACGCGGTCTGCGTGCTGATGCCCGAGGACCACCCGCAGGCCAAGGGCGCCGAGGTAGACCTGGCCGAGCTCGCCACCGAGCAGTGGGCGGCCGCGCCCGGCGACGGCTGCTTCGAGACCTGCTTCGCGGCGGCCTGCGCCCGGGCCGGCTTCGCGCCGCGCCGGGTGCTCGAGACGGACGCGCGCGCCTGCATCGACATGGTCGAGCTCGGCGTGGCCATCGGCCTCTGCCAGCCGACGTTCCGCCCACCGGCCGGGCTGACCACCCGACCACTCAAGGGGGCGCCGCTGCGCTGGCGCCTGATCCTCGGCTGGCATCCGGAGTCGGCCGCCGCCCGCTCCGCGCCCAAGCTGCTGGAGCTGGCCCGGGAGGCGTATGTGGACGTCATCGCCCGCAATGAGGATTATGTCGCTTGGACGAAGGAGTATCCGACGCTCGGCGGCCAGACCCTCGCGGCGGCCTAG
- a CDS encoding ATP-dependent Clp protease ATP-binding subunit — MGPGGPGQWDDLFARFFGAAEPRRAAQRIDIARYMSNDARQVLADAARRAADLGQNDGGLADLDTDHLLWAVLQQEPMKQTVRRAGTDPQALLGEIEAALGDEPSRIAAANRRADMGADRTEQVALTPAAKRALLDSLQISRAVGASYIGPEHILMALGLNTDSAAGRLLAGRLDPRAIPHPEVPAGPTGGGQGGSRGGGRSASPTPTLEQFGTDLTEVARRGEIDPVIGRADEIEQAVEILSRRTKNNPVLIGEAGVGKTAIVEGLAQRIVDGDVPLTLQDKRVVQLDLAGLVAGTRYRGDFEERLRKIIDEIQASGDGLIVFMDEIHTLVGAGGGGEGGGMDAGNMLKPALARGRLRVIGATTLDEYRKHIEKDAALARRFQPVLVGEPSVEDAVAILRGLRDNYEAHHQVRITDEALDAAAVLSDRYITDRFLPDKAIDLIDQAGARVRLRVKTPDANLRERERQLEQLSRDRDQAVHAENYEVASQLRDRINQLKEQIAGSGASGDSVPRVTGADIAEVVSRATGIPVAQLTEAERDRLLRLEQHLHEHVIGQEDAVSAVAEAVRRSRAGLGDPERPVGSFLFLGPTGVGKTELARSLAEALFGDSDRMIRLDMSEFQERHTVSRLVGAPPGYVGYDEAGQLTEAVRRRPYSVVLLDEIEKAHPDVFNMLLQVLDDGRLTDSQGRTVSFKNTVLIMTSNLGSDLINGTTRSVGFGGGEAGDELQDRIERRLKEQLRPEFINRIDEIIIFRQLETDQLRKITEMLLESTRRRLHAQDVRLEITTAGVDWLADRGFQPEFGARPLRRTIQRELDNRLSKMLLAADLAPGQTVKVDARDDELTFEIESASLSSL, encoded by the coding sequence TTGGGGCCGGGTGGCCCCGGTCAGTGGGACGACCTGTTCGCGCGCTTCTTCGGTGCGGCCGAGCCGCGCCGGGCGGCGCAGCGGATCGATATCGCGCGCTACATGAGCAACGACGCCCGGCAGGTGCTGGCCGACGCCGCGAGGCGCGCCGCGGATCTCGGGCAGAACGACGGCGGCCTCGCCGACCTCGACACCGACCATCTGCTCTGGGCCGTCCTGCAGCAGGAGCCGATGAAGCAGACCGTGCGGCGCGCGGGCACCGACCCGCAGGCGCTGCTCGGTGAGATCGAGGCGGCGCTGGGCGACGAGCCGTCCCGGATCGCCGCCGCCAACCGGCGCGCCGACATGGGTGCGGACCGGACCGAGCAGGTCGCGCTGACCCCGGCCGCCAAGCGCGCGCTGCTGGACAGCCTGCAGATCTCCCGGGCGGTCGGCGCCTCCTACATCGGGCCGGAGCACATCCTGATGGCGCTCGGCCTGAACACCGACTCGGCGGCCGGGCGGCTGCTGGCCGGGCGGCTCGACCCGCGGGCGATCCCGCATCCGGAGGTGCCGGCCGGGCCGACCGGCGGCGGCCAGGGCGGTTCCCGGGGCGGCGGGCGGAGCGCGTCCCCGACGCCGACGCTGGAGCAGTTCGGGACGGACCTGACCGAGGTGGCGCGGCGCGGCGAGATCGACCCGGTGATCGGCCGGGCCGACGAGATCGAGCAGGCCGTGGAGATCCTGTCCCGGCGGACCAAGAACAATCCGGTCCTGATCGGTGAGGCCGGCGTCGGCAAGACCGCGATCGTCGAGGGCCTGGCCCAGCGGATCGTGGACGGCGACGTGCCGCTCACCCTGCAGGACAAGCGCGTGGTCCAGCTGGACCTGGCCGGCCTCGTCGCCGGTACGCGGTACCGCGGCGACTTCGAGGAGCGCCTGCGCAAGATCATCGACGAGATCCAGGCGTCCGGGGACGGCCTGATCGTCTTCATGGACGAGATCCACACCCTGGTCGGCGCCGGTGGCGGCGGCGAGGGCGGCGGGATGGACGCCGGCAACATGCTCAAGCCGGCGCTGGCCCGCGGGCGGCTGCGGGTGATCGGCGCGACGACGCTGGACGAGTACCGCAAGCACATCGAGAAGGACGCGGCGCTGGCCCGGCGGTTCCAGCCGGTGCTGGTCGGCGAGCCGAGCGTGGAGGACGCGGTCGCGATCCTGCGCGGGCTGCGGGACAACTACGAGGCGCACCACCAGGTGCGGATCACCGACGAGGCGCTGGACGCCGCGGCGGTGCTCTCCGACCGGTACATCACCGACCGGTTCCTGCCGGACAAGGCGATCGACCTGATCGACCAGGCCGGCGCCCGGGTCCGGCTACGGGTCAAGACGCCGGACGCGAACCTGCGCGAGCGGGAGCGGCAGCTGGAGCAGCTCAGCCGGGACCGGGACCAGGCCGTGCACGCGGAGAACTACGAGGTCGCGTCGCAGCTGCGGGACCGGATCAACCAGCTGAAGGAGCAGATCGCCGGCTCCGGCGCGAGCGGGGACAGCGTCCCGCGGGTCACCGGGGCGGACATCGCCGAGGTGGTCTCCCGGGCCACCGGCATCCCGGTGGCGCAGCTGACCGAGGCCGAGCGGGACCGCCTGCTCCGGCTCGAGCAGCACCTGCACGAGCACGTGATCGGCCAGGAGGACGCGGTCAGCGCGGTCGCCGAGGCGGTGCGCCGCTCGCGGGCCGGGCTGGGTGACCCGGAGCGGCCGGTGGGCAGCTTCCTGTTCCTCGGGCCGACCGGGGTCGGCAAGACCGAGCTGGCGCGGTCCCTCGCGGAGGCGCTGTTCGGGGACTCGGACCGGATGATCCGGCTGGACATGAGCGAGTTCCAGGAGCGGCACACGGTGTCGCGGCTGGTCGGGGCGCCGCCCGGGTACGTCGGCTACGACGAGGCCGGGCAGTTGACCGAGGCGGTGCGGCGGCGGCCGTACAGCGTGGTGCTGCTGGACGAGATCGAGAAGGCGCACCCGGACGTGTTCAACATGCTGCTCCAGGTGCTGGACGACGGCCGGCTGACCGACAGCCAGGGCCGCACGGTGAGCTTCAAGAACACCGTGCTGATCATGACGAGCAACCTCGGGTCGGACCTGATCAACGGGACCACCCGGAGCGTCGGGTTCGGCGGCGGCGAGGCCGGGGACGAGCTGCAGGACCGGATCGAGCGGCGGCTCAAGGAGCAGCTGCGGCCGGAGTTCATCAACCGGATCGACGAGATCATCATCTTCCGGCAGCTGGAGACGGATCAGCTCCGCAAGATCACCGAGATGCTGCTGGAGTCGACGCGGCGCCGGCTGCACGCCCAGGACGTGCGGTTGGAGATCACCACGGCCGGGGTGGACTGGCTCGCGGACCGGGGCTTCCAGCCCGAGTTCGGGGCGCGGCCGCTGCGCCGGACGATCCAGCGGGAGCTGGACAACCGGCTGTCGAAGATGCTGCTCGCGGCGGATCTGGCGCCGGGTCAGACGGTCAAGGTGGACGCCCGGGACGACGAGTTGACGTTCGAGATCGAGTCGGCGTCGCTGAGTTCGCTTTAA
- a CDS encoding FtsK/SpoIIIE domain-containing protein, translated as MAESTKQQVMEVRAALSHALGAAGDALERAEREHAAATARQERVRAAAESRHRKLAAARDERLRSVDEWHATELGALSGAAAGAADRAAPGAAGEPWHAWDAVPLPLAADLRIGQLLLPSTPAPAATPAEPARPWQWDEDAAVPPAESPEVAALVPLLDHGHVVVQGDRKIGDDVVAGLLLRALGSSAPGAVQVVGYDPEHLGGGLAGFAALAPARVLTFVAPNGLATLLDDLVGHVRRINETVLAGEYSSLRELHAATKRRPEPWRVAVLLGAGELNRHERTQLERLLRTGAACGVHLIVHGLRVDPGPGIECVTAAPGDDARMSSGGDLPVRLDPGPPPGVLSATCRQIAEAVAAGPAPIALDSLLPDPNEEWRESAATGLTAPLGDSPQGTRVKVTLSDYPPHALIAGPSGTGKTNLIYAWMGALAARYSPAELAFYLLDFKEGVSFARFAPGRRDQSWLPHVRLVGVNVNTDREFGLALLRFLGTELRRRADAAKQHEVTNLAELRAEDPDGVWPRIVAVVDEFQVLLAGRDAVTNEAVDLLEDLARRGRSQGIHLILASQDISGIEALWGRPALVAQFTLRIALPRARRVLAEQNNAADTLPRYHAVVNSDSGATEANQVVRVPSAGNREQWSALQHRLWRRLPAGSPPPRLFDGDTQPRLADSPDFRGLVAEDSPAPVALLGETIDVMSRSARTVLRRAPGRNLAVIGTRVEEACAVLATAGRSLAAQFGRDGARFSIACFDPDARAAAEALHARIPDCGWYDTSNVDWLLEDAAAESTAAWPADRPHFIMLYAADALPGGKAAGDHLRTVLRQGPERRLHVLGWWRGAGLLRDTLGGPGSRTDPIGAWVALDVHGSELAPYYPGTGAPNWYPRPWRALHFDRSVHRGAEVIIPYGVS; from the coding sequence ATGGCTGAATCCACGAAACAGCAGGTCATGGAGGTCCGGGCCGCGCTGTCACACGCGCTCGGGGCCGCCGGGGACGCGCTCGAGCGGGCCGAGCGGGAACATGCCGCGGCGACCGCGCGCCAGGAGCGGGTCCGGGCGGCGGCCGAGAGCCGGCACCGCAAGCTCGCCGCGGCCCGGGACGAACGGCTGCGCTCGGTCGACGAGTGGCACGCGACCGAGCTGGGCGCGCTCTCCGGCGCGGCGGCCGGGGCGGCGGACCGGGCCGCGCCCGGGGCGGCCGGCGAGCCCTGGCACGCCTGGGACGCGGTCCCGCTGCCGCTCGCCGCCGACCTGCGGATCGGTCAGCTCCTGCTGCCGTCGACGCCGGCGCCGGCCGCGACCCCCGCCGAACCGGCCCGGCCGTGGCAGTGGGACGAGGACGCGGCCGTCCCGCCGGCCGAGTCGCCGGAGGTGGCCGCCCTGGTGCCGCTGCTCGACCACGGGCACGTGGTGGTGCAGGGCGACCGGAAGATCGGCGACGACGTGGTGGCCGGGCTGCTGCTGCGCGCGCTCGGCAGCAGCGCGCCCGGGGCGGTGCAGGTCGTCGGCTACGACCCGGAGCACCTCGGTGGCGGGCTGGCCGGGTTCGCCGCGCTGGCCCCGGCCCGGGTGCTGACGTTCGTCGCCCCGAACGGGCTCGCCACGCTCCTCGACGACCTGGTCGGGCACGTACGGCGGATCAACGAGACGGTGCTGGCCGGGGAGTACTCGTCGCTGCGCGAGCTGCACGCGGCGACCAAGCGGCGGCCCGAGCCGTGGCGGGTCGCGGTGCTGCTCGGCGCCGGCGAGCTGAACCGGCACGAGCGCACCCAGCTGGAGCGGCTGCTGCGGACCGGCGCGGCCTGCGGGGTGCACCTGATCGTGCACGGGCTGCGGGTGGATCCGGGGCCCGGCATCGAGTGCGTCACCGCGGCCCCCGGCGACGACGCCCGGATGAGCAGCGGCGGCGACCTGCCGGTCCGGCTCGACCCCGGCCCGCCGCCGGGCGTGCTCTCCGCGACGTGCCGGCAGATCGCCGAGGCGGTCGCGGCCGGGCCCGCCCCGATCGCGCTGGACAGCCTGCTGCCCGATCCGAACGAGGAGTGGCGGGAGAGCGCGGCGACCGGGCTGACCGCACCGCTCGGCGACAGCCCGCAGGGCACCCGGGTGAAGGTGACGCTCAGCGACTATCCGCCGCACGCGCTGATCGCCGGGCCGTCCGGCACCGGCAAGACCAACCTGATCTACGCCTGGATGGGCGCGCTCGCGGCCCGCTACTCCCCCGCCGAGCTGGCGTTCTACCTGCTCGACTTCAAGGAGGGGGTGTCCTTCGCCCGGTTCGCGCCGGGCCGGCGGGACCAGAGCTGGCTGCCGCACGTGCGCCTGGTCGGGGTGAACGTCAACACCGACCGGGAGTTCGGCCTGGCCCTGCTCCGGTTCCTCGGCACCGAGCTGCGGCGGCGGGCCGACGCGGCGAAACAGCACGAGGTCACCAACCTGGCCGAGCTGCGCGCCGAGGACCCGGACGGGGTCTGGCCGCGGATCGTCGCGGTGGTCGACGAGTTCCAGGTGCTGCTCGCCGGGCGGGACGCGGTCACCAACGAGGCCGTCGACCTGCTCGAGGACCTCGCCCGCCGGGGCCGCTCGCAGGGCATCCACCTGATCCTGGCCAGCCAGGACATCTCCGGCATCGAGGCGCTGTGGGGCCGGCCGGCGCTGGTCGCGCAGTTCACCCTGCGGATCGCGCTGCCCCGGGCCCGCCGGGTGCTGGCCGAGCAGAACAACGCGGCCGACACGCTGCCCCGCTACCACGCCGTGGTCAACTCGGACTCCGGCGCGACCGAGGCGAACCAGGTGGTCCGGGTGCCGTCGGCCGGGAACCGGGAGCAGTGGAGCGCGCTGCAGCACCGGCTGTGGCGCCGGCTGCCGGCCGGTTCGCCGCCGCCCCGGCTCTTCGACGGCGACACCCAGCCGCGGCTCGCCGACAGCCCGGACTTCCGCGGGCTGGTCGCCGAGGACTCGCCGGCCCCGGTGGCGCTGCTCGGCGAGACGATCGACGTGATGTCCCGGTCGGCGCGGACCGTGCTGCGCCGCGCGCCCGGGCGCAACCTGGCCGTGATCGGCACCCGGGTCGAGGAGGCCTGCGCGGTGCTGGCCACCGCCGGACGGTCGCTCGCCGCCCAGTTCGGCCGGGACGGGGCGCGCTTCTCGATCGCCTGCTTCGACCCGGACGCCCGGGCCGCGGCCGAGGCGCTGCACGCCCGGATCCCGGACTGCGGGTGGTACGACACGTCGAACGTCGACTGGCTCCTCGAGGACGCGGCCGCCGAGTCGACCGCGGCCTGGCCGGCCGACCGTCCGCACTTCATCATGCTGTACGCCGCCGACGCGCTCCCCGGCGGCAAGGCGGCCGGCGACCACCTGCGGACCGTGCTGCGGCAGGGCCCGGAGCGCCGGCTGCACGTGCTCGGCTGGTGGCGCGGGGCGGGACTGCTGCGGGACACGCTCGGCGGGCCCGGCTCGCGGACCGACCCGATCGGGGCGTGGGTGGCGCTCGACGTGCACGGGAGTGAGCTGGCGCCGTACTACCCGGGGACCGGGGCGCCGAACTGGTATCCGCGGCCCTGGCGGGCGCTGCACTTCGACCGCTCGGTGCATCGCGGCGCCGAGGTGATCATCCCCTACGGTGTCTCATGA
- a CDS encoding DUF72 domain-containing protein: MVRRSAGLPGCPRSTRASERARPAGLGRLGALLFQFPPWSGITRSNKEYPLEVTARCGPPILEPTVELAVVRFHGDRDKWTSKNIQEKFGYRYSDEELADRAPKLRALAAATKRTHVLMNNCLGDYAQRNATTLLDLLGDAAQSPQA; encoded by the coding sequence GTGGTAAGGCGTTCCGCCGGCTTGCCGGGGTGTCCGCGATCCACCAGGGCCTCTGAGCGCGCTCGACCCGCTGGCCTCGGCCGGCTGGGTGCGCTGCTGTTCCAGTTCCCGCCGTGGTCCGGCATCACCCGGTCCAACAAGGAATACCCGCTGGAGGTTACGGCCCGGTGCGGGCCGCCGATCCTCGAACCGACCGTCGAACTCGCGGTCGTGCGATTCCACGGGGACCGCGACAAGTGGACGAGCAAGAACATCCAAGAGAAGTTCGGCTATCGCTATTCTGACGAGGAACTGGCCGACCGGGCGCCGAAACTGCGCGCGCTCGCCGCTGCGACGAAGCGCACACATGTTCTGATGAACAATTGTCTCGGCGATTATGCCCAGCGGAACGCGACGACTCTCCTCGATCTGCTCGGCGACGCGGCGCAATCCCCGCAGGCCTGA
- a CDS encoding TraR/DksA C4-type zinc finger protein gives MLVNGAVVAGKGASAVNRRSTEEVEQIRVLLRSRFEELDAEYSDAVAASHRLRLVEIGDSAGDDQADSGSKTAERDAAGSLLRTLLDRRTQAEYAMQRLEDGTYGNCEGCSNPIPVERLEVFPSATTCVNCKQVRERRAS, from the coding sequence ATGCTCGTCAACGGAGCGGTTGTGGCCGGTAAGGGCGCTAGCGCGGTGAATCGACGTTCGACCGAGGAGGTCGAGCAGATCCGGGTGCTCCTGCGGAGCCGGTTCGAGGAGCTCGACGCGGAGTACTCGGACGCGGTCGCGGCGAGCCATCGGCTGCGCCTCGTGGAGATCGGCGACTCGGCCGGGGACGACCAGGCCGACAGCGGATCCAAGACAGCCGAGCGGGACGCGGCGGGTTCGCTGCTGCGGACGCTGCTCGACCGGCGGACCCAGGCGGAGTACGCGATGCAGCGGCTCGAGGACGGGACGTACGGGAACTGTGAGGGGTGTTCCAACCCGATCCCGGTGGAACGGCTCGAGGTGTTCCCGTCGGCGACCACGTGTGTGAACTGCAAGCAGGTCCGCGAGCGCCGGGCCAGCTGA
- a CDS encoding uridine kinase encodes MRVRPVSFAVLVDDLAERLASRESDTMIRVAVDGADAADPAALADALVDPLRVRGRPAVRIVTRDFLRPASVRLEFGRANPDSFYAGWFDEAGLIREVLDPAGPGGSGRIVTRLWNADTDRAAREPYRELPPGTVVLVSGPLLLGAGLPFDFTVHLAVSAAALGRRTAAADRWTLPAFARYVDEVAPETFADVVVRLDDPRHPALVTAGG; translated from the coding sequence ATGCGTGTGCGTCCCGTCTCGTTCGCCGTCCTCGTCGATGATCTCGCCGAACGGCTGGCAAGTCGGGAATCCGACACTATGATCCGGGTGGCCGTGGACGGGGCGGACGCGGCCGACCCGGCGGCTCTGGCGGACGCCCTGGTCGACCCGCTGCGGGTCCGCGGGCGACCGGCCGTTCGCATCGTGACCAGGGATTTCCTGCGCCCGGCGTCGGTCCGGCTGGAGTTCGGGCGGGCGAATCCGGACTCGTTCTACGCCGGCTGGTTCGACGAGGCCGGCCTGATCCGCGAGGTGCTCGACCCGGCCGGCCCCGGCGGCTCCGGGCGGATCGTCACCCGGCTGTGGAACGCGGACACCGATCGGGCCGCCCGGGAGCCCTACCGCGAGCTCCCACCGGGTACGGTCGTCCTGGTCAGCGGCCCGTTGCTGCTCGGCGCCGGGCTGCCGTTCGACTTCACCGTCCACCTTGCGGTGTCGGCTGCCGCCCTGGGCCGGCGCACCGCCGCCGCAGACCGGTGGACGTTGCCCGCCTTCGCCCGATATGTGGACGAGGTGGCCCCGGAAACTTTCGCGGACGTGGTCGTCCGTCTCGACGATCCACGGCATCCAGCCCTGGTCACGGCCGGGGGCTGA
- a CDS encoding winged helix-turn-helix domain-containing protein — translation MTLAIPLTGDAVSPQAHRLLAAVRELVELSRGTVTVESATVPVEPEPEPAPSGPEVRLLTGSRQVLLEGEAVALTRLEFDLMLYLAERPRRVFSRAQLLAGVWGYERAGERTVDVHVRRLRLKLGAHVPAVTTVYGVGYRLADDARVTIMPHD, via the coding sequence GTGACGCTCGCCATTCCGCTCACCGGCGACGCGGTCTCGCCACAGGCGCACCGGCTGCTCGCCGCGGTGCGCGAGCTGGTCGAGCTGAGCCGGGGCACGGTCACCGTGGAGTCGGCCACCGTGCCGGTCGAGCCGGAGCCGGAGCCGGCCCCCAGCGGGCCGGAGGTGCGCCTGCTCACCGGGTCCCGCCAGGTCCTGCTGGAGGGTGAGGCGGTCGCGCTGACCCGCCTCGAGTTCGACCTCATGCTCTACCTGGCCGAGCGGCCGCGCCGGGTGTTCAGCCGGGCCCAGCTGCTGGCCGGCGTGTGGGGCTACGAGCGGGCCGGGGAGCGCACGGTCGACGTGCACGTCCGCCGGCTGCGGCTCAAGCTGGGCGCGCACGTGCCCGCCGTCACCACCGTCTACGGGGTGGGCTACCGGCTGGCCGACGACGCCCGGGTCACGATCATGCCGCACGATTGA